The Streptomyces sp. NBC_00659 genomic interval ATCGGGTTGCCTGCCGGCATCGATGTCGTTCGCCAGCAGCCACTGCCACATCTCCCCTGGCAGCTTCAGACCCATGCGCAGTTCGGCTTCCCTTATGGCCGCTTGGCTCCCCGGCCCACCGAGCGCAGCAAGAGTTTCAGGGTCGTTGCGTTCAAGCCACGCGGTGACCCGGCCCCAGGCCTCTCGTACGTCTCCTGCCTCGCGCATCGGAGTTTCGTTCACGTGTGATCTCCACCCAGGCAGGATGCGCACATCCGTGGAACACGCCCACCCATATCGCTGGCACACAGGGAGCGTTGCCCGGTCTCCCGGACTTTGAAGTTGTCCTCTTGGTGAGGCGACGACCGCTGATGATTCATTGGAGAACCGTATGCGGGGCCACTGACAGTGACTGACGCGGAACGCGTTTCTCCAGACCATCTACGGCGCACACCTGGCACCCGGAGCACGCCGCCAACTTCTAAAACGCTCCCTAGGCCACCGGTCTTCTCCCTCTCCGCCGGGTGGGTCGTCCATCTGTACCGGTGGAGTCGCGATTCATGGCGGGCACTCGCCCCGGGGAAAGGTCCTCGGCCTGAGCCTTCGGGAATGAGGTCGGCGGAACGGCTTTGGGCGGGAGCTGCCATGGAGCGAGTGATCATGGCCCCTTAAGCTTCCGGCGAGTCGGGCAGTCTGTGGACCTGCCCGTTAAAGCACGACGTTGGGGCCATGATCTTCGAGGCTCGCCCCATGGTGGCTGCCTAAAGCCGTTGAGCCGACCGCCCCGGCCACGACGTGTTCTGACCTCGTGCCGCCGGCCAACCCTCTCCAGGGCGCGCGTCGGCGCAGCCCGCGCGGAGCGGAGCCGGGAGCGCGCCCGGCGGAGCGGAGCGCAGCCGGGGCTTGATGAGGTAGAGAAATTCGTGACCCTGGTCTGCTCCGAGGGTGTGTTCCGTCTCAACTCACGTTTGAGGTTGGGCACCTGCCGAGGAACGGGAGTGGTGCACGTCGTACGGCAGGTCAAGTTGCTGCGGCTGCATCGCCCGGTGTTCGCCCCGCCGAAGGGCGGCAAGGAACGTGACGTGCCTCTGCCGGAGTCTGTTGGCTTCGCGCTGGCCAAGCACCTCAAGCGGTACCCGGCAGTCAGGATCACGCTGCCGTGGAAGACCTTGGACGGTCCGCCCGTCACGGCATCGCTGATCTTCACGGGGTCCATGGGGCTATCGCTGGACCGGAATCGCTTCGGCGACCGTGAATGGCGGCCGGCGCTTCGGGCCGCGGGCGTGGAGACCGGGCGGGACAACGGCATGCACGCGCTGCGGCGCTTCTACGCCTCGGTGCTGATGGACGCGGGGGAGAGCGTCAAGGCTGTCAGTGAGTACCTGGGGCACCATGACCCCGGCTTCATGCTGCGGACGTGTACGCACCTGATGCCGTCGAGCGGGAAACGGACTCGGGCCGCCGTGGATGGCGTCTTCACGGATGAAGATTCCATTCACGACGGCCCGGACACGGCCCAGGAGGGCGCTTAGCTCTCTGACCTGCGGTTAGTTCAGTAGCCGAAGTCCTGCGTCCACCAAGGGCCGCCCTCGGCGAAGTGGACTCCGACGCCGAGGGTCTTGAAGTCGCAGTTCAGGATGTTGGCCTTGTGGCCGGGGCTGTTCATCCAGGCTTCCATGACGGCTGCCGCG includes:
- a CDS encoding tyrosine-type recombinase/integrase, with product MVHVVRQVKLLRLHRPVFAPPKGGKERDVPLPESVGFALAKHLKRYPAVRITLPWKTLDGPPVTASLIFTGSMGLSLDRNRFGDREWRPALRAAGVETGRDNGMHALRRFYASVLMDAGESVKAVSEYLGHHDPGFMLRTCTHLMPSSGKRTRAAVDGVFTDEDSIHDGPDTAQEGA